A window from Nitrospirota bacterium encodes these proteins:
- a CDS encoding aspartate carbamoyltransferase catalytic subunit, whose product MSIKRKDLLALKDLQKEEIELILDTAVSFKEVATRDIKKVPTLRGKTLINLFYEPSTRTRTSFELAAKRLSADVINISHSNSSAVKGESLLDTAKNLEAMNADMIVIRHPSSGAPDILAKHLKSSIINAGDGAHEHPTQGLLDLYTIREKLGRLEGVKVAIVGDITHSRVARSDIAGLTKMGAEVRLVGPPTMIPKEIEASGVTVYYDLKQGIEDVDVVLMLRLQLERQGKGLFPTIREYSELYGLNREKLKFAKSGVLVMHPGPVNRGVEIMPDIADGVSSVILEQVTNGIAVRMAVLFLLSGPA is encoded by the coding sequence ATGTCTATTAAAAGAAAAGACCTTCTTGCTCTCAAAGACCTTCAAAAAGAAGAGATCGAATTAATTCTCGATACGGCGGTCTCTTTTAAAGAAGTGGCCACCCGGGATATTAAAAAGGTCCCAACCCTTCGGGGAAAAACGCTGATTAATTTATTTTACGAGCCGAGCACGCGTACACGCACCTCCTTTGAACTGGCCGCAAAACGGTTAAGCGCCGATGTCATCAATATCAGCCATTCAAACAGCAGCGCGGTGAAAGGGGAGAGCCTTCTTGATACCGCGAAAAATTTAGAAGCGATGAATGCCGATATGATCGTGATACGGCATCCCAGTTCCGGAGCTCCTGATATTCTGGCAAAGCATCTTAAAAGCTCGATTATCAACGCCGGGGACGGGGCTCATGAACACCCCACCCAGGGATTGCTGGACCTCTACACGATCCGGGAAAAGTTGGGTAGACTCGAAGGGGTAAAGGTCGCGATTGTCGGGGATATTACCCATAGCCGGGTGGCAAGATCTGATATTGCCGGTTTAACCAAGATGGGGGCTGAGGTAAGGCTTGTCGGACCTCCGACCATGATTCCTAAAGAGATTGAAGCCAGCGGGGTAACCGTTTATTACGATTTAAAGCAAGGGATCGAAGACGTTGATGTGGTTTTAATGCTGAGGCTCCAGCTCGAACGGCAGGGGAAAGGGCTTTTTCCAACCATTCGCGAATATAGCGAACTTTATGGTTTAAACAGGGAAAAGTTAAAATTCGCTAAAAGCGGGGTTCTGGTGATGCATCCGGGGCCGGTGAACCGGGGCGTGGAGATTATGCCGGACATCGCCGATGGCGTTTCCTCAGTCATTTTAGAGCAGGTGACAAACGGAATCGCCGTTCGAATGGCGGTGTTGTTTTTATTGTCAGGCCCGGCTTAA
- a CDS encoding NifU family protein, whose translation MNREKPAEKPLIATLTDGAVEKVREALQGGNYEGIQMTVSRRGGDFVYKFDYVEKGKADPRDFNLPCGDYRFFIDWQSEDLIKGSVIDYVHAGFTQAWVIDNPNPAWDSEMAREVARILDEVINPGVGEHGGHISLVNLKDNMVYVEMSGGCQGCGMAAKTLKHGVMKILTEKFPQITDLIDITDHSAGTNPFFNNEKGSIPTFKS comes from the coding sequence ATGAATCGTGAAAAACCAGCGGAAAAGCCTCTCATCGCGACATTGACCGATGGGGCTGTTGAAAAAGTTCGTGAAGCCCTTCAAGGGGGGAATTACGAAGGGATCCAAATGACCGTAAGCCGGCGCGGAGGGGATTTTGTTTATAAGTTTGATTATGTTGAAAAAGGAAAAGCAGACCCACGTGATTTTAATTTACCCTGCGGTGATTATCGGTTTTTTATCGATTGGCAGTCCGAAGATCTGATTAAAGGTTCTGTCATTGATTATGTTCATGCCGGTTTTACCCAGGCCTGGGTGATTGATAATCCCAATCCTGCCTGGGACAGTGAAATGGCCCGTGAAGTTGCCCGAATTCTGGATGAGGTGATTAATCCGGGGGTAGGGGAACATGGCGGACATATCAGTCTGGTCAACCTTAAAGACAACATGGTTTATGTTGAAATGTCCGGAGGATGCCAGGGGTGCGGGATGGCCGCCAAAACCTTAAAACATGGGGTCATGAAGATTCTCACTGAAAAATTTCCGCAAATTACCGATTTAATCGACATCACCGATCATTCTGCCGGCACCAATCCATTTTTCAACAATGAAAAGGGGAGTATTCCCACGTTTAAATCCTAA
- a CDS encoding YqaJ viral recombinase family protein, giving the protein MFYIIVNLQQGEREWLEWRSQGIGASDAPTIMGENPWKTPADLLKEKCGGKTTVSNAAMARGTALEPEARKRYEATAGIRVVPACLQSVKYEWLRASVDGLAMNGSSVVEIKCGESVYRKASASRAVPDYYYGQLQHILAITNLQNIDFYCYLPERPEVHLRIARDDRYIENLIETERLFWEQILQNRK; this is encoded by the coding sequence ATGTTTTACATCATCGTAAATCTCCAACAAGGAGAGAGGGAGTGGCTTGAGTGGCGCAGTCAAGGAATAGGGGCATCGGATGCCCCGACGATCATGGGGGAGAACCCCTGGAAGACCCCGGCAGATTTGTTGAAAGAGAAATGTGGCGGGAAAACAACCGTTTCAAACGCCGCAATGGCGAGAGGCACCGCGCTTGAGCCGGAGGCAAGAAAACGGTATGAAGCCACAGCGGGTATCCGTGTTGTTCCGGCTTGCCTGCAAAGCGTAAAATATGAATGGTTGCGCGCCAGTGTAGACGGATTGGCAATGAACGGAAGCTCTGTCGTTGAAATCAAATGCGGAGAGAGTGTTTATCGCAAGGCGTCAGCCTCTCGGGCCGTCCCTGATTATTATTATGGTCAATTGCAACACATTCTAGCTATTACCAATCTTCAAAACATCGATTTCTACTGTTATCTGCCAGAGCGGCCGGAAGTTCATCTCCGCATAGCACGAGACGATCGTTATATTGAAAATCTCATTGAGACCGAGCGATTGTTCTGGGAGCAGATACTACAGAATAGAAAATAA
- the pyrR gene encoding bifunctional pyr operon transcriptional regulator/uracil phosphoribosyltransferase PyrR, with protein sequence MSKLHEKLILDKIGMARSLSRIAHEIIEKNKGTSDLILVGIRTGGIHLANRLRKKIFEVEKVELPIGVLDITLYRDDLMTKKEHPVLKTTEIPYDITKKRVILVDDVLFTGRTIRAALDSLMDLGRPQAIELAVLIDRGHRELPVRADFVGKNLPTGKEEKVKVLLEEEGEEDRVVILHSRRE encoded by the coding sequence ATGAGTAAACTTCACGAAAAACTGATTCTGGATAAGATCGGCATGGCAAGGTCTCTTAGCCGTATTGCCCACGAAATCATTGAGAAGAATAAAGGAACGTCTGATCTGATTCTTGTGGGAATTCGCACAGGGGGGATCCATTTGGCCAACCGTTTGCGAAAAAAGATCTTTGAAGTGGAAAAGGTTGAACTCCCAATCGGGGTTTTGGATATCACCCTTTACCGGGATGATTTAATGACAAAAAAAGAACATCCTGTTTTGAAGACGACAGAGATTCCGTATGACATTACAAAAAAGAGGGTTATCCTGGTCGACGACGTGTTGTTTACCGGAAGAACGATTCGGGCGGCGCTGGACAGCCTGATGGATCTCGGGCGTCCGCAGGCCATCGAGCTTGCCGTTCTGATTGACCGCGGGCATCGGGAATTACCGGTTCGGGCAGATTTTGTTGGAAAGAATCTTCCGACAGGCAAGGAAGAAAAAGTTAAAGTATTACTTGAAGAAGAGGGGGAGGAAGATCGTGTTGTGATCTTGCACTCCCGCCGGGAATAG
- the carB gene encoding carbamoyl-phosphate synthase large subunit: MPKRTDIKKILIIGSGPIVIGQGCEFDYSGTQACKVLREEGFKVVLINSNPATIMTDPDLADATYIEPILPEYVEKIIEIERPDALLPTMGGQTALNTAVQLVENGVLEKYHVRLIGANYNSIKKAENRQLFKKAMEKAGIETPKSGYARSKEEALGVIEEIGFPAIIRASFTLGGAGGSIAYNREEFEELVELGLAASPSHEVLIEQSVIGWKEFELELMRDKADNVAIICSIENIDPMGVHTGDSITVAPIQTLSDKEYQRMRDAAIRVIREIGVETGGSNIQFSLNPKDGKMFVIEMNPRVSRSSALSSKATGYPIAKIAAKLAVGYTLDEIPNDITRTTPASFEPTLDYVVVKIPRFDFEKFPQADQTLTPQMKSVGEVMAIGRTFKESLQKAITSLEIDRMGLDLKKGTSLPEGREKEAIKEKLLVPNPERIFYIAEGFRQGFSLEEIAHDTHIDPWFLYQIKEIVLFEEEMIQNKSNGRTREWLEKAKRFGFSDQKIGEMIGCPESEVYQSRKAQGVVPVFKRVDTCAAEFEAYTPYLYSTYEKECEASPTAKKKVMILGGGPNRIGQGIEFDYCCVHGVMGLKEEGYETIMVNCNPETVSTDYDTADRLYFEPLTLENVLRIIETEKPEGVVVQFGGQTPLKLALPLEERGIRILGTSPDSIDLAEDRERFKKLVEDLQLAQPQSGSARSFEGAKKIAETIGYPVMVRPSYVLGGKSMMIVYDSTSLEQYMKNAVSASRSHPVLIDKYLEDAIEIDVDAISDGDEVVVGGIMEHIEEAGIHSGDSACSLPPFSLAEVLIKEIKRQTIILAKALKVVGLINIQFAVKNGEVFILEVNPRASRTVPFVSKTIGLPLAKLAIKLMVGRKLKEFGLSDTPVFHHVAVKEAVFPFNKFPGVDPILGPEMKSTGEVMGIDVDFGKAFAKSQSAAGSPLPLSGTVFLSVKDKPLLLPIARDLFELGFKLIGTRGTVEYLSRHQVKIGLVNKIVEGRPHVVDHMKNMEIQLSINTVGDKISQTDSYPIRQTTLQQKIPYFTTMAGARAAVRGISSLLKDQVSVQSLQQYHQKK; this comes from the coding sequence ATGCCAAAACGAACAGATATTAAGAAAATTTTAATTATCGGCTCCGGCCCGATTGTCATTGGACAGGGGTGTGAGTTTGATTATTCGGGAACCCAGGCCTGCAAGGTTTTAAGGGAGGAGGGGTTTAAGGTCGTTCTGATCAACAGCAACCCCGCGACGATCATGACCGACCCCGATCTGGCCGATGCCACCTACATTGAACCGATTCTTCCGGAGTATGTGGAGAAAATCATCGAAATTGAGCGTCCCGATGCGCTCTTGCCGACGATGGGAGGACAAACGGCGCTGAATACCGCGGTCCAACTTGTAGAAAACGGCGTGCTGGAAAAATATCATGTTCGTCTCATCGGAGCCAATTACAATTCCATCAAAAAGGCGGAAAACCGCCAGCTCTTTAAAAAAGCCATGGAAAAGGCCGGCATCGAAACTCCGAAAAGCGGTTATGCCCGGAGTAAGGAAGAAGCCCTGGGCGTGATCGAGGAAATCGGCTTTCCCGCGATTATCAGAGCCTCTTTTACACTCGGAGGGGCTGGTGGAAGCATTGCCTATAACCGTGAGGAGTTTGAAGAGCTGGTTGAATTGGGTCTTGCGGCCAGTCCGTCTCATGAGGTCCTGATTGAACAATCGGTTATCGGCTGGAAAGAGTTTGAACTCGAACTGATGCGGGACAAAGCGGACAATGTCGCCATCATCTGTTCGATTGAGAATATCGATCCGATGGGGGTGCATACGGGCGACAGCATCACGGTTGCGCCGATTCAAACGTTAAGCGATAAAGAATATCAGCGAATGAGGGATGCCGCCATCCGGGTGATTCGTGAAATCGGTGTTGAAACCGGCGGATCCAATATCCAATTTTCGTTGAACCCGAAAGATGGCAAGATGTTTGTCATCGAAATGAACCCGAGGGTTTCAAGAAGCTCGGCTCTTTCCTCAAAGGCCACCGGGTACCCCATTGCCAAAATCGCCGCGAAATTAGCGGTCGGCTACACGCTGGACGAAATTCCAAACGATATTACGCGAACAACGCCGGCTTCCTTTGAACCCACGCTCGATTATGTCGTGGTGAAGATCCCGCGATTTGACTTTGAAAAATTTCCTCAGGCTGATCAAACCTTAACCCCGCAGATGAAGTCGGTCGGAGAGGTGATGGCCATCGGAAGAACGTTTAAGGAAAGCCTTCAAAAAGCGATTACTTCTCTCGAAATCGATCGGATGGGTCTTGACCTGAAGAAGGGAACCTCATTGCCGGAAGGACGGGAAAAAGAGGCGATTAAAGAAAAACTCCTGGTTCCCAATCCGGAAAGGATATTTTATATCGCCGAAGGGTTCCGGCAGGGTTTTTCTTTGGAAGAAATCGCCCATGATACGCACATTGACCCATGGTTTCTTTACCAGATTAAGGAAATTGTTTTGTTTGAAGAGGAAATGATTCAGAATAAATCTAACGGCCGAACCCGTGAATGGCTGGAAAAAGCCAAAAGGTTTGGTTTTTCCGACCAAAAAATAGGGGAGATGATCGGATGTCCGGAAAGTGAAGTCTATCAATCGCGAAAGGCGCAGGGCGTTGTTCCTGTGTTTAAACGGGTAGATACCTGCGCGGCTGAATTTGAAGCCTATACCCCTTACCTCTATTCTACCTATGAAAAAGAGTGCGAAGCCTCTCCGACGGCCAAAAAAAAGGTGATGATCCTTGGCGGCGGGCCGAACCGGATTGGCCAGGGGATTGAATTTGATTATTGTTGCGTTCATGGCGTGATGGGTCTGAAGGAAGAGGGATACGAAACCATTATGGTTAATTGCAACCCTGAAACGGTCAGCACCGATTATGATACCGCCGACCGGCTTTATTTCGAGCCCCTGACCCTGGAAAATGTGCTGAGAATCATTGAGACTGAAAAACCGGAAGGGGTGGTTGTTCAATTCGGAGGACAGACGCCTCTTAAACTCGCATTGCCTTTAGAAGAACGGGGAATAAGGATTCTGGGAACCTCTCCCGATTCCATTGATTTAGCCGAAGACCGCGAGCGGTTTAAAAAGTTAGTCGAAGATTTACAGTTGGCCCAGCCTCAAAGCGGTTCGGCGCGTTCCTTTGAAGGCGCTAAAAAGATCGCTGAAACCATCGGCTATCCGGTCATGGTCCGCCCTTCGTATGTTTTGGGCGGAAAATCCATGATGATTGTGTATGACTCGACAAGCCTGGAACAGTACATGAAAAACGCCGTTTCCGCGTCGCGGTCCCATCCCGTCTTGATTGATAAATATCTGGAGGACGCCATTGAGATCGATGTCGATGCGATTTCCGACGGAGATGAGGTGGTCGTCGGCGGGATTATGGAGCATATTGAAGAAGCGGGGATTCATTCCGGGGACAGCGCCTGTTCTCTCCCCCCTTTTTCTCTCGCAGAGGTTCTGATTAAAGAGATCAAAAGACAAACCATTATCCTTGCGAAAGCCTTGAAAGTCGTGGGTTTGATCAATATTCAATTTGCCGTTAAGAATGGGGAGGTATTCATTCTTGAGGTGAATCCAAGAGCCTCCCGGACAGTCCCCTTTGTCAGTAAAACAATTGGTTTGCCTTTAGCCAAATTAGCCATTAAACTTATGGTAGGGAGAAAATTAAAAGAGTTTGGTCTGTCTGATACGCCGGTTTTTCATCACGTAGCCGTTAAAGAAGCGGTTTTTCCATTTAATAAATTTCCGGGGGTTGATCCGATTCTCGGGCCGGAAATGAAATCGACCGGTGAAGTGATGGGAATTGATGTCGATTTCGGAAAGGCTTTTGCAAAATCCCAATCGGCGGCGGGAAGCCCTTTACCATTAAGCGGCACGGTTTTTTTAAGTGTGAAGGACAAGCCATTGCTTCTCCCGATCGCCCGGGATTTGTTTGAGCTGGGTTTTAAGCTCATCGGGACCCGCGGTACCGTAGAATATCTATCCCGTCACCAGGTTAAAATCGGGTTGGTCAATAAAATCGTCGAAGGACGTCCTCATGTTGTCGATCATATGAAAAATATGGAAATTCAATTGTCAATTAATACCGTTGGGGATAAAATATCTCAAACCGATTCTTATCCCATCCGCCAAACGACGCTTCAGCAAAAAATTCCCTATTTTACCACTATGGCCGGTGCAAGGGCGGCGGTTCGGGGTATAAGCTCCCTGTTGAAGGATCAGGTTTCTGTTCAGTCACTCCAGCAGTATCATCAAAAAAAATAA
- a CDS encoding dihydroorotase — MGLVIQGGRLIDPKNKIDQVMNLVIEGDRVAQVSSKPVDLKGREVIDAKGMIISPGFIDLHVHLRDPGQEYKEDIRSGTESAAAGGFTSVCCMPNTRPVNDNETVTQYILEKAKREGFVHVLPVGAITKGSQGQELAEIGKLKEAGCVALSDDGWPVMNSEMMRRALEYAKSFDLVVMPHCEDKHLSEGGVMNEGRSSTEMGLRGIPCQAEEIMIARDILLADLTKSRVHFAHISSEGGVRLIREAKARGIPVTAETCPHYFSLTDEATIGYNTNAKMNPPLRGLKDREAVKSGLRDGTIDAISTDHAPHSPEEKEQEFDKAPFGIIGLETVLPLSLALEREGVISLQQMIGLLTYQPANILKIKKGSLEEGAFADITLFDPLAEWVLDSGQLKSKSRNTPFNGWKMNGQVRYTIVSGKVVYRS, encoded by the coding sequence ATGGGATTGGTTATTCAGGGGGGACGTCTAATCGACCCGAAAAACAAAATCGATCAGGTGATGAATCTGGTCATAGAGGGGGACCGGGTCGCACAGGTCTCGTCAAAACCGGTTGATCTCAAAGGCAGAGAGGTCATTGATGCCAAAGGGATGATCATCTCTCCCGGCTTTATCGACCTTCACGTCCACCTGAGAGACCCCGGACAGGAGTATAAAGAAGATATCCGCTCCGGCACGGAATCCGCCGCCGCCGGTGGTTTTACCTCTGTGTGCTGTATGCCGAACACCCGCCCGGTGAATGACAATGAAACCGTGACACAATATATTCTCGAGAAGGCTAAGCGAGAGGGCTTTGTCCATGTTTTACCGGTGGGCGCCATCACCAAAGGGTCGCAGGGACAAGAATTGGCTGAAATCGGTAAATTAAAGGAAGCGGGTTGCGTCGCGCTTTCGGACGACGGCTGGCCGGTGATGAACAGCGAAATGATGCGGAGAGCGTTGGAGTATGCCAAATCGTTTGATCTGGTCGTGATGCCCCATTGTGAGGACAAGCACCTCTCAGAGGGCGGCGTCATGAATGAGGGCCGCAGTTCCACCGAAATGGGTCTTCGGGGAATTCCCTGCCAGGCTGAAGAAATTATGATTGCCCGGGATATTCTCCTGGCTGATTTAACCAAAAGCCGGGTTCATTTTGCCCATATCAGCAGTGAAGGAGGCGTTCGTCTGATCCGGGAAGCAAAAGCCCGGGGAATTCCAGTTACCGCCGAAACCTGCCCTCATTATTTCAGCTTGACCGATGAAGCAACAATCGGCTATAACACCAATGCAAAAATGAACCCTCCGTTGCGGGGGTTAAAAGATCGTGAAGCGGTTAAAAGCGGTTTAAGAGACGGTACGATTGACGCCATTTCAACAGACCATGCCCCTCACAGTCCGGAAGAAAAAGAGCAGGAGTTTGATAAGGCTCCTTTTGGAATTATTGGTTTAGAAACGGTTCTTCCCCTTTCGCTCGCTCTGGAACGGGAAGGGGTTATTTCACTCCAGCAGATGATCGGTTTATTAACGTATCAACCGGCGAACATTTTAAAAATTAAAAAGGGTTCTCTCGAAGAGGGGGCGTTTGCTGATATCACCCTTTTTGATCCTTTGGCCGAGTGGGTTCTGGATTCAGGTCAATTGAAATCAAAAAGCAGGAATACGCCGTTTAATGGTTGGAAAATGAATGGACAGGTCAGGTATACAATCGTCAGCGGGAAAGTCGTCTACCGATCTTGA
- a CDS encoding helix-turn-helix domain-containing protein yields the protein MAVKKTYTIREAAKKLGITPESVLKAIQKGRLKARKKIVKIPQEIWVIEVSSIEAYVVSKSHQSRGLKRH from the coding sequence ATGGCCGTCAAGAAAACCTACACCATTCGAGAGGCTGCGAAAAAGCTCGGAATCACTCCTGAGTCTGTTCTCAAGGCGATTCAAAAAGGACGCCTGAAGGCTCGGAAGAAAATTGTTAAAATTCCCCAAGAAATTTGGGTGATCGAAGTTTCGTCCATCGAAGCTTACGTCGTCTCAAAATCCCATCAGTCACGTGGTTTAAAAAGACATTGA
- a CDS encoding type II toxin-antitoxin system VapB family antitoxin, protein MLRTNIELDEKVVNEAMKLTHFNTKKELVNYALRELVKKLKRKKLLSLEGKIEWIGSLSEMRKGRG, encoded by the coding sequence ATGCTGAGAACAAACATCGAACTCGACGAGAAAGTGGTAAATGAAGCGATGAAACTCACTCACTTCAATACCAAAAAAGAGCTTGTTAATTATGCTCTCAGGGAACTTGTTAAAAAACTAAAAAGAAAGAAACTTCTTTCCCTGGAAGGCAAGATAGAATGGATAGGAAGCCTCAGTGAAATGCGGAAGGGAAGGGGATGA
- a CDS encoding PIN domain nuclease, which produces MIVVDTSIWIDFLRGENSAEQRKLHSLINDEEDIAIVEIIFTEILQGIKEDKDFQTMKGFLLDFPIYKPKSIETYLQAAQIYRDCRKKGKTIRKTVDCIIAAICMENRLTLFHKDSDFDNIKACTGLQVMRV; this is translated from the coding sequence ATGATCGTTGTTGATACCAGCATCTGGATTGATTTTTTGAGGGGAGAAAACTCCGCAGAACAAAGGAAACTTCACAGTCTCATTAATGATGAAGAGGATATCGCGATTGTCGAGATCATTTTCACAGAAATTCTACAAGGTATTAAGGAAGACAAAGATTTTCAAACGATGAAGGGCTTTCTTTTGGATTTTCCAATCTACAAACCAAAGTCGATTGAGACCTACCTTCAGGCCGCACAAATTTATCGCGATTGCAGGAAAAAAGGGAAAACTATCAGAAAAACGGTTGACTGCATTATTGCCGCGATCTGTATGGAGAACAGACTGACCCTTTTTCACAAAGACAGCGATTTCGACAATATTAAAGCTTGTACAGGACTTCAAGTGATGAGGGTGTAA
- a CDS encoding cupin domain-containing protein: protein MPLKNQSVDIQKIEKEWRSRGFQGGLWMDPPGQVWKDFIHNVDELVMVIDGEVEIEMEGSACFLQIGEEIFIPANTYHTVRNIGKEKSRWLYAYKLK from the coding sequence ATGCCTTTGAAAAACCAATCCGTTGATATTCAAAAGATAGAAAAAGAATGGAGGTCCCGTGGATTTCAAGGAGGCCTCTGGATGGATCCTCCGGGCCAGGTCTGGAAAGACTTTATTCATAACGTCGATGAACTGGTGATGGTCATCGATGGGGAGGTGGAAATTGAAATGGAAGGATCTGCTTGTTTCCTCCAAATAGGTGAAGAGATATTCATCCCTGCCAATACTTATCATACCGTCCGGAACATAGGAAAAGAAAAATCCCGATGGCTTTATGCCTATAAACTGAAGTAA
- a CDS encoding PhzF family phenazine biosynthesis protein, with amino-acid sequence MKLPLYQIDAFTNRLFGGNPAAVVVLKSWLPVKIMLAIAAENNLAETAFVIPLPDTCPIRWFTPTVEVDLCGHATLAAAHVLLTDYFPSKLRIIFSSPGGELSVNRDGKLLSMDFPSRPGKQIEVSPALIEALGAKPREAFLARDILAIFESEKEVRSIRPKFDKVAVLDAFGVIVSAPGDSVDFVSRFFGPRAGVPEDPVTGSAHCTLIPYWSNRLGKQKLLARQVSTRGGELVCEMQGDRVMISGKTVEYLRGEISVEGDPG; translated from the coding sequence ATGAAACTTCCCCTCTATCAGATTGATGCATTTACCAACCGCCTCTTCGGCGGGAACCCTGCCGCTGTCGTTGTGCTCAAATCATGGCTCCCCGTTAAAATCATGCTGGCGATAGCCGCCGAGAACAACCTGGCAGAGACCGCCTTTGTGATTCCCCTCCCCGATACCTGCCCCATCCGGTGGTTTACACCGACTGTTGAGGTCGATCTATGCGGTCATGCCACCCTTGCCGCCGCTCATGTTCTGCTTACCGACTATTTTCCCTCAAAGCTCCGGATAATCTTTTCGTCTCCCGGCGGAGAATTAAGCGTAAACCGCGACGGGAAACTCCTGAGTATGGACTTTCCGTCCCGCCCCGGAAAACAGATCGAAGTCTCTCCGGCATTGATCGAAGCTCTCGGAGCAAAACCTCGTGAGGCGTTTCTGGCGCGAGACATCCTCGCCATATTTGAATCCGAGAAGGAAGTCCGCTCAATCCGCCCAAAGTTCGACAAAGTCGCGGTGCTTGATGCATTTGGGGTCATCGTTTCGGCACCGGGTGATTCCGTAGACTTCGTTTCCCGTTTTTTCGGTCCGCGAGCCGGTGTTCCGGAAGACCCGGTAACCGGTTCAGCTCACTGTACCCTTATTCCCTACTGGTCCAACCGTTTAGGGAAGCAGAAGCTCCTCGCCAGGCAGGTATCAACGCGCGGAGGTGAGCTGGTCTGTGAGATGCAGGGCGATCGGGTGATGATTTCGGGTAAAACGGTTGAATATCTTCGCGGGGAGATTTCGGTAGAAGGCGATCCCGGTTAA
- the carA gene encoding glutamine-hydrolyzing carbamoyl-phosphate synthase small subunit, with amino-acid sequence MKAKKAVLILEDGKLFEGFSFGAEGETSGEVVFNTSMTGYQEIITDPSYQGQLVTMTYPHIGNYGINDSDHESRKPFLEGLIVKEVCFTPQNYYLSKTLTSYLKENNIIGIYGIETRTLTRHLRNEGLKLGIISTLNFDPDLLLSRLKENRGVIGQDLAKEVTCSNIHTWIHSREKPENQKLKVLVYDFGVKENILRMLSDKGCEVVVLPADTSCSKVLDLAPDGVLLSNGPGDPEAVSYAIKNVEKLVGKLPIFGICLGHQILGLAMGGKTYKLKFGHHGGNQPVMDLTTKKVEITAQNHGFAVDIDSISSEMELTHINLNDQTVEGMRHRSLPVFSVQYHPEASPGPHDAGYLFDRFIQLMEKNPPNV; translated from the coding sequence ATGAAGGCTAAAAAAGCGGTTCTGATTTTAGAAGATGGAAAACTTTTCGAAGGGTTCTCGTTTGGCGCCGAGGGCGAGACCTCCGGAGAAGTCGTGTTCAATACGAGCATGACCGGGTACCAGGAAATCATTACCGATCCGTCTTACCAGGGACAGCTTGTAACCATGACCTATCCGCATATTGGAAATTACGGGATTAACGACTCTGATCATGAATCAAGAAAACCTTTTTTGGAGGGACTGATTGTTAAAGAAGTCTGTTTTACCCCTCAGAACTATTATTTAAGTAAAACTTTAACTTCTTATTTAAAAGAGAATAATATCATTGGAATTTATGGGATTGAGACAAGGACTTTAACCCGCCATTTACGAAATGAGGGATTGAAACTCGGAATCATTTCCACCCTGAATTTTGATCCTGATCTTTTGTTGTCCAGGCTCAAGGAAAACAGAGGGGTGATAGGACAAGATCTGGCTAAAGAGGTGACCTGTTCAAATATCCATACCTGGATCCACAGTCGGGAAAAACCGGAAAATCAAAAACTTAAAGTTTTAGTTTATGATTTTGGCGTGAAAGAAAATATTTTAAGAATGCTTTCTGACAAAGGGTGTGAAGTGGTGGTTCTTCCGGCGGACACCTCCTGTTCGAAAGTATTGGACCTGGCGCCTGACGGGGTTCTCTTATCGAATGGTCCGGGTGATCCGGAGGCGGTCTCTTATGCCATTAAAAACGTGGAAAAGCTTGTGGGTAAGCTCCCTATTTTTGGCATCTGCCTGGGTCACCAGATTTTAGGTCTTGCCATGGGAGGAAAAACCTACAAGTTAAAGTTCGGTCATCATGGGGGGAATCAGCCCGTAATGGATTTAACCACGAAAAAAGTTGAAATAACGGCGCAAAATCATGGTTTTGCCGTAGATATCGATTCCATCTCGTCTGAAATGGAACTCACCCATATTAATCTGAATGACCAAACCGTTGAGGGAATGAGGCATCGGTCTTTACCGGTATTTTCGGTGCAGTACCATCCCGAGGCGTCACCGGGTCCCCATGACGCCGGTTATTTGTTCGACCGGTTTATCCAACTCATGGAAAAGAATCCGCCTAACGTATAG